A single region of the Brachypodium distachyon strain Bd21 chromosome 3, Brachypodium_distachyon_v3.0, whole genome shotgun sequence genome encodes:
- the LOC100833392 gene encoding hsp70-Hsp90 organizing protein — protein MADEAKAKGNAAFSAGRFEEAAQHFSDAIALAPGNHVLYSNRSAALASLHRYSDALADAEKTVELKPDWAKGYSRLGAAHLGLGDAASAVAAYEKGLALDPSNEGLKAGLADAKKATAAPPRRSPSGADAIGQMFQGPELWSKIASDPATRAYLEQPDFMQMLREVQRNPSSLNMYLSDPRMMQVLSLMLNIKIQRPEDSELPEASSPSSPPQRQQEQPKPKAREVEPEPEPMEVNDEEKERKERKAAAQKEKEAGNASYKKKDFETAIQHYTKAMELDDEDISYLTNRAAVYIEMGKYDECIKDCDKAVERGRELRADFKMVARALTRKGTALAKLAKTSKDYDLAIETFQKALTEHRNPDTLKRLNEAEKAKKDLEQQEYYDPKLADEEREKGNEFFKQQKYPEAIKHYNEALRRNPNDVKVYSNRAACYTKLGAMPEGLKDAEKCIELDPTFSKGYSRKGAIQFFMKEHDKAMETYQAGLKHDPNNQELLDGIKRCIEQINKANRGEISQEDLQEKQSKAMQDPEIQNILTDPIMRQVLIDFQENPRAAQDHLKNPGVAQKIQKLISAGIVQMR, from the exons ATGGCTGACGAGGCGAAGGCGAAAGGTAATGCGGCCTTCTCGGCAGGCCGGTTCGAAGAGGCGGCGCAGCACTTCTCCGACGCCATCGCGCTCGCCCCTGGTAACCACGTCCTCTACTCCAACCGCTCGGCGGCGCTCGCCTCGCTCCACCGCTACTCCGATgcgctcgccgacgccgagaAGACCGTCGAGCTCAAGCCCGATTGGGCCAAGGGCTACTCGCGCCTcggcgccgcccacctcggcctcggggATGCAGCCAGCGCGGTCGCCGCCTACGAGAAGGGCCTCGCTCTCGATCCGAGCAACGAGGGCCTCAAAGCGGGACTTGCTGATGCTAAGAAGGCTACAGCTGCCCCGCCGCGCCGTTCACCGTCTGGCGCCGACGCAATCGGCCAGATGTTCCAGGGGCCTGAGCTCTGGAGCAAGATCGCTTCCGACCCCGCTACGCGCGCCTATCTCGAGCAGCCGGATTTCATGCAGATGCTGCGGGAAGTGCAGCGGAACCCAAGCAGCCTCAACATGTACCTCTCGGACCCCCGCATGATGCAGGTTCTCAGTCTTATGCTTAATATCAAGATCCAGAGACCCGAGGACTCCGAACTGCCTGAGGCTTCCTCGCCGTCATCGCCaccgcagcggcagcaggaACAGCCCAAGCCGAAGGCGAGGGAGGTGGAGCCAGAGCCGGAGCCGATGGAGGTGAATGacgaggagaaggagcggAAGGAGAGGAAAGCAGCTGCtcagaaggagaaggaggcaggGAACGCATCTTACAAGAAGAAGGACTTCGAAACGGCAATCCAGCATTACACAAAAGCAATGGAGCTTGATGACGAGGACATCTCCTACCTCACTAACCGAGCAGCGGTGTACATCGAAATGGGAAAG TACGATGAGTGCATCAAGGACTGTGATAAGGCTGTGGAGAGGGGAAGGGAACTTCGCGCTGATTTCAAGATGGTTGCAAGGGCACTGACAAGAAAAGGAACTGCTCTGGCCAAACTTGCTAAAACTTCAAAAGACTATGATCTTGCAATTGAGACTTTCCAGAAGGCTCTAACTGAGCATCGGAATCCAGACACTCTAAAAAGACTAAATGAGGCTGAAAAGGCAAAGAAAGACTTGGAGCAACAAGAGTATTATGATCCAAAGCTAGCAgatgaggagagagagaaag GTAATGAGTTTTTCAAGCAGCAAAAGTATCCAGAAGCAATCAAGCATTACAATGAGGCTCTCAGGAGGAACCCAAATGATGTTAAa GTATACAGCAATAGGGCTGCATGCTACACCAAGTTGGGAGCCATGCCTGAAGGTCTTAAAGATGCAGAGAAGTGCATTGAGCTAGACCCAACCTTCTCCAAAGGGTACTCAAGGAAAGGTGCAATTCAATTTTTCATGAAAGAGCATGACAAGGCAATGGAAACTTACCAGGCTGGCTTAAAGCATGATCCTAATAACCAGGAATTGCTTGACGGTATAAAGAG GTGTATTGAGCAGATCAACAAGGCTAACAGGGGTGAAATAAGTCAGGAGGACTTGCAGGAGAAACAA AGTAAAGCTATGCAGGATCCAGAAATCCAGAACATCCTTACCGATCCTATCATGCGACAG GTATTGATTGATTTCCAGGAGAACCCTAGGGCTGCCCAGGATCATCTCAAAAACCCTGGAGTGGCGCAGAAGATTCAAAAGCTTATAAGCGCTGGAATTGTTCAAATGAGATAA
- the LOC100828808 gene encoding vacuolar iron transporter homolog 1 has protein sequence MAPELSSHVHAATSKPKQEEINPAVDVEASAGSPGGGGDGGVNYVARAQWLRAAVLGANDGLVTVASLMIGVGAVNEASRPMMLVSGLAGLVSGACSMAIGEFVSVYAQYDIEAAQIERTAHNEDGGKGDDGLPSPARAAGASALAFAAGAAIPLLAGGFVRAWTGRVAAVCAASSVGLAGFGVAGAYLGGASCVVRSGARVLVGGWLAMATTYGVLKLFGMHGGV, from the coding sequence ATGGCTCCCGAACTTAGCTCCCACGTGCATGCAGCCACCTCCAAGCCAAAGCAAGAAGAGATCAATCCTGCCGTCGACGTGGAGGCCTCGGCCGGCAGcccgggcggcggtggcgacggcggcgtcaaCTACGTGGCGCGCGCGCAGTggctccgcgccgccgtcctggGCGCCAACGACGGGCTCGTCACAGTCGCGTCCCTCATGATCGGCGTGGGCGCCGTGAACGAGGCCTCGAGGCCCATGATGCTCGTGTCGGGCCTCGCGGGCCTCGTGTCCGGGGCCTGCAGCATGGCCATCGGCGAGTTCGTGTCCGTGTACGCGCAGTACGACATCGAGGCGGCCCAGATCGAGCGCACGGCCCACAACGAAGACGGCGGCAAGGGCGACGACGGCCTGCCGAGCCCGGCGCGGGCCGCGGGCGCGTCGGCCCTGGCGTTCGCGGCGGGCGCCGCGATCCCGCTGCTGGCCGGCGGGTTCGTGCGGGCCTGGACGGGCAGGGTGGCCGCCGTGTGCGCGGCGAGCagcgtcgggcttgccggcttcggcgtggcgggcgcgtACCTGGGCGGCGCGAGCTGCGTGGTGCGGTCTGGGGCTCGGGTGCTCGTCGGAGGGTGGCTCGCCATGGCCACCACCTACGGCGTGCTTAAGCTCTTTGGGATGCACGGCGGTGTTTAG
- the LOC100834008 gene encoding autophagy-related protein 13a, with the protein MASLSDSGGGGGGGGGRSGAELMVPQFHLKALHAILAVRAPRPIATAPASASAAFRRRDRWFHLPLHAPPPPAAAEHIPEPSLGEPVVVDVYLAPSGGGGREEVVERWTVACEPWPRGAASAGEGLAVNKAYKRCITLLRSVYSMLRFLPAYRVFRDLCASGQAYNYEMGYRVGSFAAPFSRAEEAAMRTQRFAPVETQLGRLVVSVQYLPSLAAYNLEISSLAPVVVIDEYIGSPAAEPMRAFPASLTEATGSAFPLPSRRPNSWASPAYWPQSPGQPAKFSPSPASYASPTPSPPTFAGGYLHSRLSGETAPMSIPQASGSRGPVQYRNMSDPSRGFMLPPPSPKSIRGEAGSHESPTETSRSFRRAEGLRMADLYANLPAAPKMKDSRDESGRFSGVFSSSGSPRLGISRSSSRLSMQDDTDDSYLPFAVDDVDAPDSRPGSSGGKEDQSGSSHKSQDAAVGYLVHLLRSARPLRDPSNSSITSRAESTEAGSTSSFMSRRTSDAFEELESFKEIRENLLARSRSRLQDSLDRS; encoded by the exons ATGGCGAGCCTGTCGGActcgggtggcggcggcggcggcggcggcggccggtctGGCGCGGAGCTGATGGTGCCGCAGTTCCACCTCAAGGCGCTGCACGCCATCCTCGCCGtgcgcgcgccgcggccgaTCGCGACGGCGcccgcgtcggcgtcggcggcgttcCGGAGGCGGGATAGATGGTTCCATCTGCCgctccacgcgccgccgccaccggccgcgGCCGAGCATATCCCGGAGCCGTCCCTCGGGGAGCCGGTCGTGGTGGATGTGTACCTGGCCCCATCGGGCGGCGGGGGAAGGGAAGAAGTGGTGGAGAGGTGGACGGTGGCGTGCGAGCCGTGGCCGAGGGGAGCGGCCTCGGCAGGGGAAGGGCTGGCCGTGAACAAGGCGTACAAGCGCTGCATCACGCTGCTGAGGTCGGTCTACTCCATGCTCCGCTTCCTCCCCGCGTACCGCGTCTTCCGCGATCTGTGCGCGTCCGGCCAGGCGTACAACTACGAGATGGGCTACCGCGTCGGCTCCTTCGCTGCGCCCTTCTCCCGTGCTGAGGAGGCGGCCATGCGCACCCAACGCTTCGCCCCTGTCGAAACCCAGCTCGGCCGCCTCGTCGTTTCCGTCCAGTACCTCCCCAGCCTCGCTGCCTACAACTTGGAAATCTCCTCGCTCGCGCCCGTCGTTGTCATCGACGAATACATCGGGAGCCCTGCAGCGGAGCCTATGCGCGCCTTCCCGGCCTCGCTCACGGAGGCCACCGGCTCGGCCTTCCCGCTGCCGTCGCGGCGCCCGAACAGCTGGGCGTCGCCTGCTTACTGGCCACAGTCACCGGGGCAGCCAGCGAAGTTCTCACCTTCCCCAGCGTCATATGCGTCTCCCACACCCTCTCCTCCCACGTTCGCCGGTGGCTACCTACATTCTCGTCTGAGCGGGGAGACTGCACCAATGAGCATACCACAAGCGAGTGGCAGTAGGGGGCCTGTCCAATATCGGAACATGTCGGATCCTAGCAGGGGTTTCATGCTACCTCCACCTTCACCGAAGAGCATCAGAGGAGAGGCAGGGTCACATGAGTCACCGACAGAGACCAGCCGGTCATTCCGGAGGGCAGAAGGGCTCCGGATGGCCGATCTCTACGCTAACTTACCTGCTGCTCCAAAG ATGAAGGACAGTAGGGATGAATCTGGCAGGTTCTCAGGTGTTTTCTCCTCTAGTGGTTCCCCGCGACTTGGGATTTCAAGAAGTTCAAGCAGACTGTCTATGCAGGATGATACTGATGATTCATATCTTCCTTTTGCTGTGGATGATGTTGATGCACCTGATTCCAGACCTGG GAGCAGTGGTGGTAAGGAGGATCAGTCAGGTTCCTCCCATAAATCACAAGATGCTGCCGTTGGCTATCTTGTCCACCTGCTGAGGTCTGCACGTCCATTGAGAGATCCTAGCAATTCATCTATTACATCAAGGGCCGAATCTACTGAAGCAGGCAGCACCAGCTCGTTCATGTCCCGTAGGACATCTGATGCATTTGAGGAGCTTGAATCTTTTAAAGAAATAAGGGAAAACCTGCTTGCCCGTAGTAGATCTAGACTCCAAGATTCATTGGATAGATCCTAG